A region of the Oscillospiraceae bacterium genome:
AATATACTTTCACAGAGATCGCATAGGAGAGCACTAACAGACCGGCCCCCAAAGCAACCATTCCCCCGCTGATGAACAACAGATTCTTTGAAGCATACTCCAAAAAATTGAGGGCCAGCCGCTCATTCCCCGGAAGCATCGAAATCCCGGAAAATCCCCCAAACATAATTCCGAAAAACCCTATGGGCAGATAGAAACCCCAAAACTTTCCCTTTTGATATCCGAGCCGGAAAAGTACGGGAAACATGAATAAATTAAAAACGGCATACAGCAGAACACTCAGTGCCATAATGGTCAAATACCATTCCAACGACAAATACCATTTTGACAACGCCACGAGGTTGACGAGGGGCAGGATGGCGATGCCCATGACCATTCCGCAAAACAGCAAAATTAATGATAACGCGAACCGACCCGCGACGACTTCTTTCCGTTTTACGGGTAAAGTCAGATACAGCTTATTCAACTCCCCTTTTTCTTCTACGGCAAAAGGGTTAATTGAAAAACTCAGGCAAAAAATCACGCATAGCGGAATCACTAACAGCGGCGTATATAACCAGCCGAAAACAAACACGAAAACCGGCAATATCGGGAATCGGATTTGGTATACTTTCATTGCCCTCCAATCGAGGGCGATCATTTTTCGAATCATAATGTCTCTCCGTTTCTGCTCATATGAACCATAATATCTTCTAACGTCACCGTTTCAATTACAACCTCCGGCGGAAATCCGCCCGTTTCGGTCACTTCGATCATGCCCTCAAAACCGGCGGTATGTTCCCGAAGACCGATCATGCTCTTTCGTTTATCCTGCGGCAAATCTCCTTCGCCGCCTCTGATCAGGCAATATTTTTCGGTCAGCTCGTCTTTCAATCCGCTGTACACAATACGTCCGTCTTGAATGTAGATAATGTAGTCGGCAATCTTCTCAAGATCGCTTGTGATATGGGTGGAAAAGAAGATGGTTCGGTCCTCCTCAACCAAATAATCC
Encoded here:
- a CDS encoding ABC-2 transporter permease, which codes for MIALDWRAMKVYQIRFPILPVFVFVFGWLYTPLLVIPLCVIFCLSFSINPFAVEEKGELNKLYLTLPVKRKEVVAGRFALSLILLFCGMVMGIAILPLVNLVALSKWYLSLEWYLTIMALSVLLYAVFNLFMFPVLFRLGYQKGKFWGFYLPIGFFGIMFGGFSGISMLPGNERLALNFLEYASKNLLFISGGMVALGAGLLVLSYAISVKVYSKRDF